The stretch of DNA CGATCCGTTCCTCGAACGGCGGGCCGCCGAGCAGGATCAGGCGGGTGGGGATGGTGCCGGGGTTGGTGAGGGTGAGGGTGGTGGGGCCGGGGGCGAGGTAGCCGAGGTCGGCGGGCTTGAGTGGGGTGGCTGCCATGGTGACCTCGCCCTGGTCGACGAGGAGGCCGTGCTCGAAGGTGGGGTCGATCGCGAGGGTGGTGGCGGCGCCGGGGTGGAGGGTGAGCTCGGCGCCGAGCAGCGGGGTGAAGGTGGGGACGGGGGAGGTGTCGCCGGCCAGGGTGCCGAGGAAGACCCGGGCCTCGCCGCCGTCCAGTGCGACGGGCGCCGGGACGTGGTGGTGGAAGTCGCGCGTGGTGTGGCGGTGCTCGTCCGGCAGCGCCACCCAGAGCTGTACGCCGTGCAGCACGGTGGTCTCGGGGGTGGAGACCTCGGAGTGGCAGATGCCGTGCCCACTGGTCATCAGGTTCACCTCGCCCGGGCGGACGAAGGCGTGCACGCCGAGGCTGTCGCGGTGCTCGATCTCGCCGCTGAACAGCCAACTCACGGTCTGCAGGCCGATGTGCGGGTGCGGGGCGACGTCCATCCCGCCGGTGGCGGCCACGTCGTCCGGGCCGTAGTGGTCGACGAAGCACCAGGCGCCGATCAGGGTGCGGGCCCGCTGCGGCAGGGTGCGGCGCACCGTCATCGCGCG from Kitasatospora sp. MMS16-BH015 encodes:
- a CDS encoding pirin family protein, producing the protein MSSNETQPPVEVLSARDVPLGGPRAMTVRRTLPQRARTLIGAWCFVDHYGPDDVAATGGMDVAPHPHIGLQTVSWLFSGEIEHRDSLGVHAFVRPGEVNLMTSGHGICHSEVSTPETTVLHGVQLWVALPDEHRHTTRDFHHHVPAPVALDGGEARVFLGTLAGDTSPVPTFTPLLGAELTLHPGAATTLAIDPTFEHGLLVDQGEVTMAATPLKPADLGYLAPGPTTLTLTNPGTIPTRLILLGGPPFEERIVMWWNFLGRSTEEIAQAREEWEQQGPRFGEVHGYDGAWLHAPELPTVPLRPRGRVH